One window of the Cryptomeria japonica chromosome 7, Sugi_1.0, whole genome shotgun sequence genome contains the following:
- the LOC131041484 gene encoding type I inositol polyphosphate 5-phosphatase 4 isoform X1, giving the protein MKAANEKKNKFSWPKTLVRKWFNIKSKANEFHADEIAEGYSTRGGVEAFVDRRRSCSDKDSYSFRKDRPEKWMKKTPEKIKRGRMETDVSQVIDVQDFRVFVSTWNVGGKAPPNGLNLEEWLNTSPPADIYVLGFQEIVPLNAGNVLGAEDNGPVDKWLGLIRKTLNNQQGAGKSTSSRNPLSPASVKSTDMPHPIISLDSDFEGSASRNTTQFFHRRSFQASSRSSRMYDDSFCRQPKLERHFSVSDRVLTGRAIERTDSDNSIKYASSDDENGICVSDSPATMAYSPNSRSPSAEARAGFGETNYCLVASKQMVGIFLSIWARTDLGQYIHDVKVSCVGRGLMGYLGNKGSISISMTLHQTSFCFICTHLTSGQKDGDELRRNSDVMEIMKKTRFPGLHKFGGENSPETIMDHDRVIWLGDLNYRIGLCYAYTKQLVERNAWEALLENDQLRTEHKAGRVFKGWSEGHIHFAPTYKYSSNSDRYAGDGFKSKEKRRTPAWCDRILWFGRGLKQLSYVRGESKFSDHRPVYAVFLAEVETLNRCKSKKSLASVSTRIEVEELLPQTSCI; this is encoded by the exons ATGAAAGCTGCCAATGAGAAGAAAAACAAG TTTTCCTGGCCAAAGACATTAGTCAGGAAATGGTTCAATATAAAGAGTAAAGCTAATGAGTTCCATGCGGATGAGATTGCAGAAGGATACTCAACAAGAG GTGGGGTTGAAGCATTTGTTGATAGAAGGCGGAGTTGTTCTGATAAGGACTCCTATTCCTTTAGAAAAGACAGACCAG aaaaatggatgaagaagactcCTGAGAAAATAAAGCGTGGAAGAATGGAGACTGATGTTTCCCAAGTAATAGATGTCCAAGATTTTAG GGTATTTGTATCAACATGGAATGTGGGAGGCAAAGCTCCTCCGAATGGTTTAAATCTAGAAGAATGGTTGAATACATCACCACCAGCGGACATATATGTTTTAGG GTTTCAGGAAATTGTCCCTTTAAATGCAGGAAATGTGCTAGGAGCAGAGGATAATGGTCCTGTAGATAAGTGGCTGGGACTCATTCGTAAGACACTCAATAATCAGCAGGGTGCAGGCAAAAGCACGAGTTCTAGAAACCCTCTATCACCTGCTAGTGTAAAGTCCACAGACATGCCACACCCAATTATAAGTTTGGATTCTGACTTTGAGGGCTCTGCATCGAGAAATACCACACAATTTTTCCATAGGAGATCATTTCAGGCTTCGAGCAGGTCTTCTAGAATGTATGATGATTCCTTCTGCAGGCAACCAAAATTAGAAAGGCATTTTAGTGTTTCTGATCGAGTCTTGACAGGACGAGCAATTGAAAGGACAGATTCTGATAATAGCATCAAATATGCATCCTCGGATGATGAAAATGGTATATGCGTAAGTGATTCACCTGCCACCATGGCTTACTCTCCCAACTCAAGGAGCCCTTCAGCAGAGGCTAGAGCTGGTTTTGGAGAAACGAATTATTGTTTGGTTGCCAGCAAACAAATGGTTGGCATATTTCTGTCAATTTGGGCAAGAACTGATTTGGGCCAATATATTCATGATGTAAAAGTTTCTTGCGTTGGAAGGGGCTTGATGGGTTACCTTGGTAATAAG GGTTCGATATCAATTAGCATGACTCTCCATCAAACAAGCTTTTGTTTTATTTGTACTCATTTAACTTCTGGCCAGAAAGATGGTGATGAGCTCCGAAGGAACTCTGATGTTATGGAGATCATGAAAAAGACACGCTTTCCAGGGCTGCATAAGTTTGGTGGCGAAAATTCACCTGAAACCATAATGGATCACGA TCGAGTTATTTGGCTTGGAGATTTGAATTATAGAATTGGACTCTGCTATGCCTATACGAAGCAGCTTGTAGAAAGGAATGCTTGGGAGGCACTGTTAGAAAATGACCAG CTTAGGACTGAGCATAAGGCCGGGCGTGTCTTCAAAGGCTGGAGTGAAGGACACATCCATTTTGCACCCACCTACAAGTACTCCAGTAACTCAGATCGCTATGCTGGAGATGGTTTCAAATCTAAAGAAAAACGGCGGACTCCAGCATG GTGTGATCGCATACTATGGTTTGGAAGAGGGTTAAAACAGCTATCATATGTTCGGGGTGAATCAAAGTTTTCAGATCATAGACCTGTTTATGCTGTGTTCTTGGCAGAAGTTGAAACTCTCAACCGTTGCAAATCAAAAAAGTCATTGGCTAGTGTGAGTACAAGAATTGAAGTGGAAGAACTTCTGCCCCAGACTAGCTGCATCTAA
- the LOC131041484 gene encoding type IV inositol polyphosphate 5-phosphatase 7 isoform X2 produces the protein MKAANEKKNKFSWPKTLVRKWFNIKSKANEFHADEIAEGYSTRGGVEAFVDRRRSCSDKDSYSFRKDRPEKWMKKTPEKIKRGRMETDVSQVIDVQDFRVFVSTWNVGGKAPPNGLNLEEWLNTSPPADIYVLGFQEIVPLNAGNVLGAEDNGPVDKWLGLIRKTLNNQQGAGKSTSSRNPLSPASVKSTDMPHPIISLDSDFEGSASRNTTQFFHRRSFQASSRSSRMYDDSFCRQPKLERHFSVSDRVLTGRAIERTDSDNSIKYASSDDENGICVSDSPATMAYSPNSRSPSAEARAGFGETNYCLVASKQMVGIFLSIWARTDLGQYIHDVKVSCVGRGLMGYLGNKKDGDELRRNSDVMEIMKKTRFPGLHKFGGENSPETIMDHDRVIWLGDLNYRIGLCYAYTKQLVERNAWEALLENDQLRTEHKAGRVFKGWSEGHIHFAPTYKYSSNSDRYAGDGFKSKEKRRTPAWCDRILWFGRGLKQLSYVRGESKFSDHRPVYAVFLAEVETLNRCKSKKSLASVSTRIEVEELLPQTSCI, from the exons ATGAAAGCTGCCAATGAGAAGAAAAACAAG TTTTCCTGGCCAAAGACATTAGTCAGGAAATGGTTCAATATAAAGAGTAAAGCTAATGAGTTCCATGCGGATGAGATTGCAGAAGGATACTCAACAAGAG GTGGGGTTGAAGCATTTGTTGATAGAAGGCGGAGTTGTTCTGATAAGGACTCCTATTCCTTTAGAAAAGACAGACCAG aaaaatggatgaagaagactcCTGAGAAAATAAAGCGTGGAAGAATGGAGACTGATGTTTCCCAAGTAATAGATGTCCAAGATTTTAG GGTATTTGTATCAACATGGAATGTGGGAGGCAAAGCTCCTCCGAATGGTTTAAATCTAGAAGAATGGTTGAATACATCACCACCAGCGGACATATATGTTTTAGG GTTTCAGGAAATTGTCCCTTTAAATGCAGGAAATGTGCTAGGAGCAGAGGATAATGGTCCTGTAGATAAGTGGCTGGGACTCATTCGTAAGACACTCAATAATCAGCAGGGTGCAGGCAAAAGCACGAGTTCTAGAAACCCTCTATCACCTGCTAGTGTAAAGTCCACAGACATGCCACACCCAATTATAAGTTTGGATTCTGACTTTGAGGGCTCTGCATCGAGAAATACCACACAATTTTTCCATAGGAGATCATTTCAGGCTTCGAGCAGGTCTTCTAGAATGTATGATGATTCCTTCTGCAGGCAACCAAAATTAGAAAGGCATTTTAGTGTTTCTGATCGAGTCTTGACAGGACGAGCAATTGAAAGGACAGATTCTGATAATAGCATCAAATATGCATCCTCGGATGATGAAAATGGTATATGCGTAAGTGATTCACCTGCCACCATGGCTTACTCTCCCAACTCAAGGAGCCCTTCAGCAGAGGCTAGAGCTGGTTTTGGAGAAACGAATTATTGTTTGGTTGCCAGCAAACAAATGGTTGGCATATTTCTGTCAATTTGGGCAAGAACTGATTTGGGCCAATATATTCATGATGTAAAAGTTTCTTGCGTTGGAAGGGGCTTGATGGGTTACCTTGGTAATAAG AAAGATGGTGATGAGCTCCGAAGGAACTCTGATGTTATGGAGATCATGAAAAAGACACGCTTTCCAGGGCTGCATAAGTTTGGTGGCGAAAATTCACCTGAAACCATAATGGATCACGA TCGAGTTATTTGGCTTGGAGATTTGAATTATAGAATTGGACTCTGCTATGCCTATACGAAGCAGCTTGTAGAAAGGAATGCTTGGGAGGCACTGTTAGAAAATGACCAG CTTAGGACTGAGCATAAGGCCGGGCGTGTCTTCAAAGGCTGGAGTGAAGGACACATCCATTTTGCACCCACCTACAAGTACTCCAGTAACTCAGATCGCTATGCTGGAGATGGTTTCAAATCTAAAGAAAAACGGCGGACTCCAGCATG GTGTGATCGCATACTATGGTTTGGAAGAGGGTTAAAACAGCTATCATATGTTCGGGGTGAATCAAAGTTTTCAGATCATAGACCTGTTTATGCTGTGTTCTTGGCAGAAGTTGAAACTCTCAACCGTTGCAAATCAAAAAAGTCATTGGCTAGTGTGAGTACAAGAATTGAAGTGGAAGAACTTCTGCCCCAGACTAGCTGCATCTAA